From the Acidilutibacter cellobiosedens genome, one window contains:
- a CDS encoding P-II family nitrogen regulator yields the protein MNRDVSKGIVKLVVTIVDRGNGQKITEICNREQLHFHFICFGCGTADSEMLDYLGIGETEKDVVISMVPDSKIPLLLSTLLEEMQLKSPGKGISFTMPISGIGSLISKLLMREERIKIESEVRKMECNVKYALVIIVVNRGYSDVVMTAAKSVGVTGGTMLDARGIGYEEAEKFLGISIQSEKNILAILCSQKDKHTIMETINQVAGMRTEAGGIVLSLPVDNIIGINGLE from the coding sequence ATGAATAGAGATGTAAGTAAGGGGATTGTTAAACTTGTCGTGACAATTGTTGATCGTGGTAATGGACAAAAGATTACTGAAATTTGTAATAGAGAACAGCTTCATTTTCATTTTATTTGCTTTGGATGTGGTACAGCGGATTCGGAGATGTTGGATTATTTGGGAATAGGTGAGACTGAAAAAGATGTTGTCATAAGCATGGTACCGGATTCTAAAATACCATTGTTGCTTTCAACTCTTTTAGAAGAGATGCAATTGAAAAGTCCCGGTAAAGGCATATCTTTTACGATGCCGATATCAGGAATTGGTAGCTTGATTTCGAAATTGTTAATGCGGGAAGAACGTATAAAAATAGAAAGTGAAGTGAGAAAAATGGAATGTAATGTAAAATATGCGCTTGTTATAATTGTCGTTAATCGCGGATACAGCGATGTAGTTATGACTGCCGCTAAATCTGTCGGAGTAACTGGAGGGACTATGCTTGATGCGAGAGGGATAGGATATGAGGAAGCAGAAAAGTTTTTAGGAATTTCTATACAATCTGAGAAAAATATTTTAGCTATTCTTTGCAGTCAAAAAGATAAGCATACTATTATGGAAACGATTAATCAAGTTGCCGGTATGAGAACAGAAGCTGGAGGAATTGTGCTTTCTTTGCCTGTAGACAATATAATAGGAATTAATGGCCTTGAGTAA
- a CDS encoding exosporium glycoprotein BclB-related protein: MSTNCDDFIKVKIPKSNYCHWQYYKKCCCKGPTGATGPTGPTGPTGPGAGSTGATGATGPVGATGATGPVGATGSTGATGATGSTGATGATGATGATGATGATGTTGATGATGPIGATGATGPIGATGPTGATGPIGPTGNDSGGAIIPFASGFPISLESIAGGLAGVPTFLGFGSFGNGFGPLSPTIDLSGAIGQEVNYAFSIPRDGFITSVAAFYSSALGLDIPGSTITIHAQVYTSIVPNNVFNAVAGTEVILSPSLGPNVSVGDISSGIVDGLMIPVTAETRLILVFFMTAEGEILENLVLGYASGGIGIL; encoded by the coding sequence ATGTCAACTAACTGTGATGATTTTATAAAGGTAAAAATTCCCAAAAGTAATTATTGTCATTGGCAATACTATAAGAAATGCTGCTGTAAAGGTCCAACAGGAGCGACCGGCCCAACAGGCCCGACTGGGCCAACGGGACCTGGAGCTGGTAGTACAGGAGCAACAGGAGCAACGGGACCAGTGGGAGCAACAGGAGCAACGGGGCCAGTAGGAGCAACAGGATCAACAGGGGCAACAGGAGCAACAGGATCAACAGGGGCAACAGGAGCGACGGGAGCAACAGGAGCAACGGGAGCGACGGGGGCAACTGGAACAACGGGAGCGACAGGAGCAACGGGTCCAATTGGGGCAACAGGAGCAACGGGTCCAATTGGAGCGACAGGTCCAACAGGAGCAACGGGACCGATAGGTCCAACGGGAAATGATAGTGGAGGCGCCATTATTCCTTTTGCTTCAGGATTTCCTATTTCATTGGAAAGCATAGCCGGAGGGCTTGCAGGAGTACCTACTTTTTTAGGATTCGGGTCATTTGGAAATGGTTTTGGTCCTTTGAGTCCTACAATTGATCTAAGTGGTGCCATAGGGCAGGAAGTAAATTATGCATTTTCTATACCTCGGGATGGATTCATTACATCTGTCGCTGCTTTTTATAGTTCAGCGCTGGGATTAGATATTCCTGGTTCGACGATTACCATTCATGCACAGGTTTATACTTCTATTGTTCCAAATAATGTTTTTAATGCTGTTGCAGGAACTGAGGTGATCTTATCTCCTTCTTTAGGGCCAAATGTTTCTGTTGGAGATATCAGCAGCGGCATAGTTGATGGACTGATGATCCCTGTAACTGCAGAGACTCGATTAATTTTAGTATTCTTTATGACTGCAGAAGGAGAAATACTTGAAAATTTAGTGTTAGGGTATGCAAGCGGAGGGATAGGAATACTATAA
- the dcd gene encoding dCTP deaminase — MIISDFTLKKQLASGELYISPIEERQIQPASIYIRLGNTFGIVEDNCDGILQLEKEIQYKIIQTEKYLLLPGQFVLATTMEYIRLPNNMTAFVEGRSSIGRLGLFIQNAGWVDPGFEGEITLELFNANKCAIELKYGRRIGQLVFAQLDKDALNPYRGKYQGQRGVTGSRIYLDTEISR, encoded by the coding sequence ATGATAATATCCGATTTCACCTTAAAAAAACAACTCGCATCAGGCGAACTTTACATTTCTCCGATTGAGGAACGACAAATTCAACCTGCAAGCATTTATATACGATTAGGAAACACATTTGGAATAGTAGAAGACAACTGTGACGGCATCCTCCAGTTAGAAAAAGAAATACAGTATAAGATAATTCAGACCGAAAAATATTTACTTCTCCCCGGACAGTTTGTTTTAGCAACAACCATGGAATATATTCGTCTGCCTAATAATATGACTGCATTTGTTGAAGGGAGAAGCTCTATCGGAAGATTGGGATTGTTTATTCAAAATGCCGGATGGGTTGACCCCGGTTTTGAAGGAGAAATAACCTTAGAGCTTTTTAATGCCAATAAGTGTGCAATTGAGTTGAAATACGGACGCCGTATTGGACAATTGGTCTTCGCACAATTAGACAAGGATGCTCTTAATCCGTACAGAGGCAAATATCAGGGACAGCGTGGGGTAACAGGGTCAAGAATATATTTAGATACCGAAATATCCAGATAA
- a CDS encoding helix-turn-helix domain-containing protein, whose product MNIADRIQYLRKTKGLSQEELAEKVGVSRQAVSKWESEQSIPDIDKVIIMSEFFDVTTDYILKGIETEKQTDKKAVNANVFVIVGTVLNFIGLLVASAVWYEEQVPMAVVIGLVFMALGCMVFGIGLYGSAQNTKMNAKRNFWMINIWIIIFIPLSFVYNILFTGSTAPYPLLSNPLIAFPIFWLVYFTISLTVVFTQIKINRRK is encoded by the coding sequence ATGAATATAGCAGACAGAATACAATATTTGCGAAAAACAAAAGGTCTTTCACAAGAAGAACTTGCTGAAAAAGTCGGAGTTTCTCGTCAGGCAGTATCAAAGTGGGAAAGTGAACAAAGCATTCCGGATATTGATAAAGTGATAATTATGAGTGAATTCTTTGATGTCACAACGGATTATATTCTTAAGGGAATAGAGACTGAAAAACAGACTGATAAAAAGGCAGTAAATGCAAATGTATTTGTGATTGTTGGAACGGTTTTGAATTTTATTGGACTGCTTGTGGCTAGCGCAGTTTGGTATGAGGAACAAGTGCCGATGGCTGTTGTTATTGGACTTGTTTTTATGGCACTTGGATGTATGGTATTTGGAATAGGCTTATATGGATCTGCCCAGAATACTAAGATGAACGCAAAGCGTAATTTTTGGATGATAAATATCTGGATTATAATATTTATTCCATTGTCATTTGTTTATAATATTTTATTTACAGGTTCAACAGCTCCATACCCACTACTATCAAATCCTTTGATTGCGTTTCCGATTTTTTGGTTAGTTTATTTTACAATTAGTTTAACAGTGGTGTTTACTCAGATAAAAATTAATAGGAGAAAATGA
- a CDS encoding sigma-54 interaction domain-containing protein — MYEKFLDDMKNSLKNTDLIIVTDESGKIMYYNNFNDIYNESGNQDNIGKSIFELYPWLTKENSTIFKVIDSGEPLINQFQFIKIDDKVTVSSINSAFPLINGKGIIGAIEISTNISPEKDSPKKKKMYLNYSAKYNFDNFITGNSQMKAAIENMKKISKNDSTILIYGETGTGKEIIAHSIHNCSNRASKPFVTQNCAAIPSTLIESILFGSVKGSFTGSENRAGLFEIANGGTIYLDEINSMPQSMQSKLLRTIENRAIRRVGDNKEINIDVRIISSTNEKLSKLVKSNKFRQDLFYRISVVSMEIFPLRERKEDIELLCQHFIKHFNHIFNKNVKDLESDVKFLFMEYDWPGNVRELKNCLESAFNLVEGEYIKASHIPEYILYSNTNKNNLISSDNKPLSQLVDEYEKNILIKTIKMKKYNIVQTAKALGIPRQTLYYKLKKYNILDKIRA, encoded by the coding sequence ATGTACGAAAAATTTTTAGATGATATGAAAAATTCACTAAAAAATACAGACCTAATAATTGTAACCGATGAATCAGGTAAAATAATGTATTACAATAATTTTAACGACATATATAATGAATCGGGAAATCAAGATAATATCGGAAAATCAATATTTGAATTATATCCTTGGCTAACTAAAGAAAATAGTACCATATTTAAAGTCATAGATTCTGGTGAACCTCTGATAAACCAGTTTCAGTTTATTAAAATAGATGACAAAGTCACAGTTTCATCAATAAATTCAGCATTTCCTCTTATAAACGGCAAGGGAATAATCGGGGCAATAGAAATATCCACAAATATTTCCCCGGAAAAAGATTCTCCCAAAAAGAAAAAAATGTATTTAAATTACAGCGCAAAATACAATTTTGACAATTTTATTACTGGTAATAGTCAAATGAAAGCTGCTATTGAAAATATGAAAAAAATTTCGAAAAACGATTCTACTATTCTCATCTACGGAGAAACAGGAACTGGAAAGGAAATAATAGCTCACTCTATTCATAACTGCAGTAACAGAGCATCGAAACCTTTTGTAACTCAAAATTGTGCCGCAATACCGTCTACCCTTATAGAAAGTATACTATTCGGGTCAGTCAAAGGAAGTTTTACCGGTTCTGAAAACAGAGCAGGTTTATTTGAAATCGCCAATGGAGGTACAATATATTTGGATGAAATAAATTCAATGCCCCAAAGTATGCAATCAAAATTATTAAGAACAATTGAAAATAGGGCTATAAGAAGAGTAGGAGATAACAAAGAAATAAATATAGATGTAAGAATTATATCGTCCACTAATGAAAAACTATCTAAATTAGTAAAGTCTAATAAGTTTCGTCAGGACCTGTTCTACAGAATAAGCGTAGTAAGCATGGAAATATTTCCTTTAAGAGAAAGAAAAGAGGACATAGAATTGCTTTGTCAACACTTCATCAAACACTTTAATCATATATTCAATAAAAATGTTAAGGATTTGGAATCAGATGTAAAATTTCTCTTTATGGAATATGATTGGCCGGGAAATGTAAGGGAACTGAAAAATTGTCTGGAAAGTGCATTCAATTTAGTCGAAGGAGAATATATAAAGGCATCACATATTCCTGAATATATTTTATATTCAAATACAAATAAAAATAACCTAATCAGTTCAGACAACAAACCCCTTTCTCAGTTGGTAGATGAATATGAAAAAAATATTCTTATCAAAACAATCAAGATGAAAAAATATAATATAGTTCAAACAGCTAAAGCATTAGGTATTCCCAGACAAACCTTATATTATAAATTAAAAAAATACAATATACTGGATAAAATAAGGGCTTAG
- a CDS encoding amino acid permease codes for MGDNGINKKEKVELKKEIGIAGAVSIIVGNMIGSGIYMTPQTLASASNPKSTMIAWVITAVGSILVALVFARLGEKYPVNGGPVVYTRDAFGDFAAFLTVWTYWIGAWICDAAVITGFLSYLSFFIPILNQSRLLAFLASTLTLWLFTGINIKGSKEVGIVAVITTVCKIVPLLIFIIIAAMHFEPSNLSTVSSEALRGTNTVSVAVGITLWAFLGLDSVSVAAGDIKNPKKNVKKATILGIIGTSIIYMGINFFAMGAVSQGYLAKSTAPLADVINKATGSSWGGGFVAVGAIIATLGATSGWILITARVALSAGEDNLFPEVFGKISPKTHTPINALVISAIAANILLLLNFVGSLQMAYNFMVLIGTLAFLPAYAFSAVGEIVLLANKSDKFNFGIFLKNSFMSLIAFIYVLYAIYGIGANAVMWGFILMLAGIPFFVYMKVQKINEADKN; via the coding sequence ATGGGCGATAATGGTATAAATAAAAAAGAGAAAGTGGAATTAAAAAAAGAAATAGGGATTGCAGGAGCCGTTTCAATAATTGTGGGGAATATGATAGGTTCAGGCATATATATGACACCTCAGACATTAGCATCGGCATCTAACCCTAAATCAACTATGATAGCTTGGGTTATAACTGCCGTCGGTTCAATACTGGTAGCACTGGTTTTTGCAAGGTTAGGGGAGAAATATCCTGTTAACGGAGGGCCTGTTGTTTATACAAGAGATGCATTTGGAGATTTTGCGGCATTTTTAACTGTGTGGACTTATTGGATTGGAGCATGGATTTGTGATGCAGCCGTAATAACGGGATTTTTAAGTTATTTGTCATTTTTTATACCCATATTAAATCAAAGCAGATTATTGGCATTTTTGGCATCTACTTTAACTTTATGGCTTTTTACCGGCATTAATATAAAAGGTTCAAAGGAAGTAGGAATTGTAGCAGTAATAACTACGGTCTGTAAGATCGTTCCTCTGCTTATATTTATAATAATTGCAGCAATGCATTTTGAACCATCCAATCTATCTACGGTATCAAGTGAAGCTCTTCGCGGGACCAATACAGTTTCTGTTGCTGTGGGAATTACATTATGGGCATTTTTAGGTCTTGATTCTGTTAGTGTTGCAGCAGGAGATATTAAAAATCCGAAGAAAAATGTTAAGAAAGCAACTATTTTAGGTATTATAGGAACTTCAATAATATATATGGGAATTAATTTCTTTGCTATGGGTGCGGTTTCTCAAGGATATCTTGCAAAATCGACGGCTCCTCTTGCTGATGTTATAAATAAGGCAACAGGTTCTTCCTGGGGAGGCGGTTTTGTGGCAGTAGGAGCAATAATAGCAACTCTCGGAGCTACGTCAGGATGGATTTTGATAACGGCAAGGGTAGCGTTGTCTGCCGGAGAAGATAATTTATTTCCTGAAGTATTTGGGAAGATAAGCCCTAAAACTCATACGCCGATCAACGCATTAGTAATTAGCGCAATAGCTGCTAATATATTGTTGTTGTTAAACTTTGTAGGAAGTCTTCAGATGGCATACAATTTTATGGTTCTGATAGGAACTTTGGCCTTTCTTCCTGCTTATGCTTTTAGTGCTGTAGGAGAAATAGTGCTTTTGGCAAATAAATCAGATAAATTTAATTTCGGGATATTCTTAAAAAACAGTTTTATGTCATTGATTGCTTTCATATATGTACTTTATGCAATATACGGAATAGGAGCTAATGCAGTTATGTGGGGCTTTATTTTGATGCTTGCCGGAATTCCTTTCTTTGTATATATGAAAGTCCAAAAAATAAACGAAGCAGATAAAAATTAA